One genomic segment of Planktothrix serta PCC 8927 includes these proteins:
- the psb30 gene encoding photosystem II reaction center protein Ycf12/Psb30, with amino-acid sequence MDAITSFLGNINFELIAQLTMLGLIVIAGPVVIVLLAFRGGDL; translated from the coding sequence ATGGACGCAATTACAAGTTTTTTGGGCAACATCAACTTTGAGCTAATTGCACAGCTTACAATGTTGGGTCTGATTGTTATTGCTGGCCCCGTAGTCATCGTATTACTGGCTTTTCGCGGGGGCGATCTGTAG
- a CDS encoding Uma2 family endonuclease has protein sequence MVTAANLSSPPTQDELPYSDGVPMESQRHVQQMTLLILTLQPWLNARTDGYAGGNMFVYFSLEQLKNRDFRGPDFFAVVGVPKGERKSWVVWEEGKAPDVVIELLSESTANTDKTDKKLIYQNQLRVSEYFWYDPFNPDDWAGFFLQQGVYQPLILNDNQQFISQSLGLALVRWSGIYQGTEAVWLRWATLDGELLPLGEEIAEQERQNAKQERQNAEQQRQRAEQERQRAEQAESQLRQVAFNLLQNGMSIDQVVQITGLSSEQLQ, from the coding sequence ATGGTTACGGCTGCTAATCTTTCTTCTCCTCCGACTCAGGATGAACTACCCTACTCCGATGGAGTTCCGATGGAAAGCCAACGTCACGTCCAGCAGATGACCCTGTTAATTCTGACCCTGCAACCTTGGTTAAACGCCCGAACAGATGGCTATGCAGGGGGTAATATGTTTGTGTATTTTAGTTTAGAACAACTAAAAAATCGGGATTTTCGCGGGCCAGATTTCTTTGCGGTGGTGGGTGTTCCCAAGGGAGAACGTAAAAGTTGGGTAGTTTGGGAGGAAGGAAAAGCCCCCGATGTGGTCATAGAATTGTTATCAGAAAGTACGGCAAATACCGATAAAACGGATAAAAAATTAATCTATCAAAATCAATTACGAGTTTCTGAATATTTCTGGTATGATCCCTTTAACCCTGATGATTGGGCGGGTTTCTTTCTGCAACAAGGTGTTTATCAACCGTTAATTCTGAACGATAATCAGCAATTTATTAGTCAATCTTTGGGATTAGCATTAGTGCGTTGGTCAGGAATTTATCAAGGGACTGAAGCGGTTTGGTTACGTTGGGCGACGTTAGACGGGGAATTATTACCTTTAGGAGAAGAAATCGCCGAACAAGAGCGTCAAAATGCCAAACAAGAACGTCAAAATGCAGAACAACAACGTCAACGGGCTGAACAAGAACGTCAACGGGCTGAACAAGCGGAATCTCAACTGCGTCAAGTTGCTTTTAATTTATTACAAAATGGGATGAGTATTGATCAAGTTGTACAAATCACGGGATTATCTTCAGAACAACTGCAATAA
- a CDS encoding type II toxin-antitoxin system HicB family antitoxin has protein sequence MLSYKGYTAQIEVDAEKAILFGHVLDIKDVITFQGKTVEEARQAFHDSVDDYLDFCEELGEKPDKPFSGKLPFRTTPECHRQIFLAATKAGKSINAWMEEVLADAANRAFGN, from the coding sequence ATGCTAAGTTATAAAGGTTATACTGCTCAAATTGAAGTAGATGCAGAAAAAGCAATTCTTTTTGGTCACGTTTTGGATATTAAAGATGTGATTACCTTTCAGGGTAAAACTGTGGAAGAAGCTCGTCAGGCATTCCACGACTCTGTTGATGATTATTTAGACTTTTGTGAAGAGTTAGGGGAAAAACCAGATAAACCTTTCTCTGGTAAACTGCCATTTCGGACAACACCTGAATGTCACCGTCAAATTTTTTTAGCTGCTACTAAAGCAGGTAAAAGCATTAATGCTTGGATGGAAGAAGTCTTAGCAGATGCCGCTAATCGTGCTTTCGGGAATTGA
- the ileS gene encoding isoleucine--tRNA ligase, translated as MTEAKSYKDTVNLPQTKFDMRANAVKREPEIQEFWAEQEIYQRLSENNPGELFILHDGPPYANGALHIGHALNKILKDIINRYQILQGRKVRYVPGWDCHGLPIELKVLQNMKAGEREQLTPLTLRYKARDFALQTVEQQKAGFKRYGVWGDWEHPYLTLKPEYEAAQIGVFGKMVLEGYIYRGRKPVHWSPSSKTALAEAELEYPEGHISRSLFAAFKLLTVAEPLRELFAPFLSELGVAIWTTTPWTIPGNLAVAVNPALNYAVVEVGESEKPTAFKYLIVAEDLAEQLSTTLGYPLTIKATFKGKDLEHSTYKHPLFERESPVVIGGDYITTESGTGLVHTAPGHGQEDYIVGQKYGLPILSPVDDQGNFTSEAGKFEGLNVLGEGNGAIVEALTEVNSLLKEEPYQHKYPYDWRTKKPTIFRATEQWFASVEGFRDAALKAISEVQWIPAQGENRITSMVADRSDWCISRQRSWGVPIPVFYDEETNEPLLNESTINHVQTIIAEKGSDAWWELSVAELLPEEYRNNGKTYRKGTDTMDVWFDSGSSWAAVANQRPELHYPAEMYLEGSDQHRGWFQSSLLTSVANYGYAPYKTVLTHGFVLDEKGMKMSKSLGNVVDPAIVIEGGKNQQQEPPYGADILRLWVSSVDYSSDVPLGKNILKQMGDVYRKIRNTARFLLGNLHDFNPIKDTVKYEELPDLDQYMLHRITEVFTEVTEAFESYQFFRFFQVIQNFCVVDLSNFYLDIAKDRLYISGVDGFRRRSCQTVLAVALENLAKAIAPVLCHTAEDIWQNIPYSTPYNSVFEAGWVTLEKSWEKPELGTLWQQLRQIRSDVNVVLEKARQDKMIGASLEAKVLLYVADEDLRQQMQEMNPQTTELKANNGVDELRYLLICSQVELLDTPEPLNDLQYNQQFEDLGIGVIKADGEKCDRCWNYSVHVGESKDDPTICERCVEALAGTF; from the coding sequence GTGACAGAAGCCAAGTCCTATAAAGATACCGTCAACTTGCCCCAAACCAAATTTGATATGCGGGCAAATGCTGTGAAACGGGAACCGGAAATCCAAGAATTTTGGGCTGAACAGGAAATTTATCAACGCCTGTCAGAAAATAATCCCGGTGAATTGTTTATTTTACATGATGGCCCTCCTTATGCGAATGGAGCGCTACATATTGGTCATGCTCTCAATAAAATTCTTAAAGATATTATTAATCGCTATCAAATTTTACAAGGTCGTAAAGTTCGTTATGTTCCGGGGTGGGACTGTCATGGTTTACCCATTGAATTGAAAGTATTACAAAACATGAAAGCGGGGGAACGTGAACAATTAACCCCCCTAACTTTGCGTTACAAAGCCAGAGATTTCGCCTTACAAACTGTTGAACAACAAAAAGCGGGTTTCAAACGTTATGGGGTTTGGGGCGACTGGGAACATCCCTATTTAACCTTAAAACCTGAATATGAAGCCGCCCAAATTGGCGTATTTGGAAAGATGGTTTTAGAGGGTTATATTTACCGAGGACGTAAACCTGTTCACTGGAGTCCGAGTTCAAAAACCGCATTAGCAGAAGCCGAATTAGAATATCCTGAAGGTCACATTTCTCGCAGTTTATTTGCAGCTTTTAAACTGTTAACAGTGGCTGAACCCTTACGGGAATTATTCGCGCCATTTCTATCAGAATTAGGGGTAGCTATTTGGACAACAACTCCCTGGACAATTCCCGGTAATTTAGCCGTTGCGGTTAACCCGGCGTTAAATTATGCGGTTGTAGAAGTGGGGGAAAGTGAAAAACCTACGGCGTTTAAATATTTAATTGTAGCCGAAGATTTAGCCGAACAATTATCAACAACTTTGGGTTATCCCTTAACGATTAAAGCCACATTTAAAGGTAAGGATTTAGAACATTCTACCTATAAACATCCCCTATTTGAACGGGAAAGTCCGGTGGTAATTGGTGGGGATTATATTACCACAGAATCAGGTACGGGATTAGTTCATACCGCCCCCGGTCATGGTCAAGAAGACTATATTGTCGGTCAAAAATATGGTTTACCCATTTTATCCCCAGTGGATGATCAAGGAAACTTTACCTCTGAAGCTGGAAAGTTTGAAGGATTGAATGTTTTAGGAGAGGGAAATGGGGCTATTGTTGAGGCTTTAACAGAAGTGAATTCTTTGTTAAAAGAAGAACCTTATCAACATAAATATCCCTACGATTGGCGCACGAAAAAACCGACTATTTTTAGAGCCACAGAACAATGGTTTGCCTCCGTTGAAGGGTTCCGAGATGCAGCCTTAAAAGCGATTTCCGAGGTGCAATGGATTCCCGCCCAAGGGGAAAATCGGATTACTTCTATGGTAGCAGATCGTAGTGATTGGTGTATTTCTCGACAACGCAGTTGGGGGGTTCCGATTCCGGTTTTTTATGATGAAGAAACCAACGAACCGCTATTAAATGAAAGCACGATTAATCACGTTCAAACTATTATTGCTGAAAAAGGTTCTGATGCGTGGTGGGAGTTATCTGTTGCGGAATTATTACCAGAAGAATACCGCAATAATGGCAAGACTTACCGCAAGGGAACTGACACAATGGATGTGTGGTTTGATTCGGGTTCTTCTTGGGCTGCGGTGGCGAATCAACGCCCCGAATTACACTATCCGGCGGAGATGTATTTAGAAGGTTCTGATCAACATCGGGGCTGGTTTCAATCGAGTTTATTAACCAGTGTGGCTAATTACGGTTACGCGCCTTATAAAACAGTATTAACTCATGGATTTGTCCTCGATGAAAAGGGGATGAAAATGAGTAAATCCTTGGGAAATGTGGTTGATCCTGCCATTGTCATTGAAGGGGGCAAAAATCAACAACAGGAACCCCCTTATGGGGCTGATATTCTGCGGTTGTGGGTGTCATCAGTCGATTATTCTTCGGATGTTCCTCTGGGTAAAAATATCCTCAAACAGATGGGAGATGTTTATCGGAAAATCAGAAATACTGCCCGATTTTTATTAGGGAATTTGCATGATTTTAATCCGATAAAAGATACTGTTAAATACGAAGAATTGCCGGATTTAGATCAATATATGTTACACCGGATCACGGAAGTTTTTACTGAGGTAACAGAAGCTTTTGAAAGTTATCAATTCTTCCGATTTTTCCAGGTGATTCAAAATTTCTGTGTCGTGGATTTGTCGAATTTCTATTTAGATATTGCCAAAGATCGCTTATATATTAGTGGAGTTGATGGATTTCGGCGGCGCAGTTGTCAAACGGTGTTAGCTGTAGCGTTAGAGAATTTAGCGAAAGCGATCGCACCTGTATTATGTCATACGGCGGAAGATATTTGGCAAAATATTCCCTATTCTACGCCTTATAATTCGGTATTTGAAGCGGGTTGGGTAACGTTAGAAAAATCTTGGGAAAAGCCAGAATTAGGGACGTTATGGCAACAGTTACGACAAATTAGAAGTGATGTTAATGTTGTCTTGGAAAAAGCCCGTCAGGATAAAATGATTGGTGCATCATTGGAAGCCAAAGTATTGTTATATGTGGCGGATGAAGATTTGCGTCAACAGATGCAAGAAATGAACCCTCAAACAACAGAATTAAAAGCAAATAATGGGGTTGATGAATTGCGTTATCTGTTGATTTGTTCCCAAGTTGAATTATTAGACACTCCTGAACCTTTAAACGATTTACAATATAATCAACAGTTTGAAGATTTGGGAATTGGTGTTATCAAAGCTGATGGGGAAAAATGCGATCGCTGTTGGAATTATTCGGTTCATGTTGGAGAGTCAAAAGATGATCCTACAATTTGTGAACGTTGTGTTGAGGCGTTAGCAGGAACGTTTTAA
- a CDS encoding type II toxin-antitoxin system RelE family toxin → MYDIEFAESVRQHLRSLSPREIAIIIDAIEEQLVYDPLTQTRNRKPLRPNPIAPWELRIGSLRVFYDVIVDESNVVRILAVGKKQGNRLFIGGQEVKLK, encoded by the coding sequence ATGTATGATATCGAATTTGCTGAATCTGTTCGACAACACCTGAGAAGCCTCTCACCCAGAGAAATTGCTATCATAATAGATGCCATTGAGGAGCAACTTGTCTATGATCCTTTGACTCAAACTCGCAATCGCAAACCGTTACGCCCTAATCCTATAGCACCTTGGGAACTCCGTATAGGTTCTTTACGGGTTTTTTATGATGTTATTGTTGATGAATCCAATGTTGTGCGAATTTTAGCAGTTGGTAAAAAGCAAGGAAATCGACTATTTATTGGTGGTCAAGAGGTAAAACTTAAATGA
- a CDS encoding type II toxin-antitoxin system Phd/YefM family antitoxin, with amino-acid sequence MKTIELSTASQSLSAYAEEFSQETIVLTVNGKAVAAVVSLEGVDPESLVLSTNQEFLEIIQKSRHEFKSKKTLSLEDIKKEFIH; translated from the coding sequence ATGAAAACGATTGAACTTTCAACAGCATCTCAATCTCTATCAGCTTATGCTGAAGAATTTAGTCAGGAAACCATTGTTTTAACAGTTAATGGAAAAGCAGTTGCAGCCGTTGTTTCTTTAGAAGGAGTTGATCCTGAATCTTTAGTATTAAGTACGAATCAAGAATTTTTAGAAATTATCCAAAAGTCAAGACATGAGTTTAAATCGAAAAAAACCCTATCACTTGAAGACATTAAAAAAGAATTTATTCACTAG
- a CDS encoding BON domain-containing protein translates to MGWLSRLFGRNEEEKAKTSQNVEAKENVQAAAPATTATATVSPERMGLDGKYDQSGLAKRVAYAFDQDSELDDLETVWVAQTDSTVVLKGKVPSQQLLSRMVTVAKGVNGATSVDTSQLTIG, encoded by the coding sequence ATGGGTTGGTTAAGCCGATTATTTGGCCGTAATGAAGAAGAAAAAGCCAAAACCTCTCAGAATGTGGAAGCAAAGGAAAATGTTCAAGCTGCTGCTCCCGCAACAACAGCAACCGCTACAGTTTCCCCTGAACGTATGGGTTTAGATGGCAAATATGATCAAAGTGGTTTAGCGAAACGGGTTGCTTATGCGTTTGATCAAGATTCCGAATTAGATGATCTTGAAACGGTTTGGGTGGCTCAAACTGATAGCACTGTTGTTTTAAAAGGGAAGGTTCCCAGTCAACAACTGTTGAGTAGAATGGTTACAGTTGCTAAAGGCGTTAATGGAGCCACTTCAGTGGACACTAGCCAATTAACAATCGGTTAG
- a CDS encoding protein-arginine deiminase family protein — protein MNWMRYIAVALINALGVVVGIILVPAPSTLAQSAPTDLNLEYRINDSGLQLQGFETNTRRNPNLETIEITPKSLAELYQLRDLIQAELKKVSNPPDINRNLEAWEYQLQLKQYETLVKANRQVETQIKFEEKTLESWNQAIKIATEAATFGKQPETNTIEDWETAQQLWLQAIDTLRKIPRESFLSSKAIDKIVEYQGYLAIATYQRALAQQSQKQQPEKPQTLSPVSLANPQFPGFQLYGDTNRDGIVNEADEQRPEQWSLSVGPLVLFNNDDDDLNGLPDWREKGVNGAEDEKDLALVHFKVSQDYKGSELLMSVDETARSYINIFQKTSTGWKPIDLSGTTPLEFSSDIILGVEAKQFANQNWSGLISLKAIARKQGIIIATDTISMGVAPWIMSPNTAPVSEVHISDRGDNQTIVQEVKTIVETTGANVKVTPGATLWMKGTQEIGYVQFPNAEGLQEYPVVLKGNRSTESDNYAQSLMNQNFGWFEVSKPRQLDVFNQWADWYNNLAVTPALPDYPLGRIYYGTADNVSLNPEVVEFLKAQKIQGDPVAIDTSWLMMRHVDEIINFISTASGEPLMLIASPGEGIKLLKELEKQGYEGAAINRGLSTQTTVRAALNNQLLLQHNQNLQKEKIDPLINQLKKEFNLRNDQIIEIPAIFSYSGYAWWPNLINCVYVNGELLVSNPKGPLIDGRDYTQEDFKRRVAVAEINVNFLEDDYYQELQGNIYSATNTTRLGNEQPFWQDLPLQQ, from the coding sequence ATGAACTGGATGCGCTACATTGCTGTTGCTTTAATTAACGCTTTGGGTGTAGTCGTTGGAATTATCCTAGTACCCGCCCCTTCAACCTTAGCTCAGTCCGCACCGACGGATCTGAATTTGGAGTATCGCATTAACGACTCAGGACTACAACTGCAAGGATTTGAAACGAATACTCGCAGAAACCCTAACTTAGAAACCATCGAAATAACACCTAAATCCTTAGCTGAATTATATCAATTGCGCGATCTCATCCAAGCGGAATTAAAGAAAGTCTCTAATCCTCCCGATATTAATCGTAATTTAGAAGCGTGGGAATATCAACTCCAACTCAAACAATATGAAACCTTAGTTAAAGCGAACCGTCAAGTAGAAACCCAAATTAAATTTGAAGAAAAAACCCTAGAAAGTTGGAATCAAGCAATTAAAATCGCCACTGAAGCTGCAACTTTTGGCAAACAACCTGAAACCAATACCATTGAAGATTGGGAAACCGCCCAACAATTATGGTTACAAGCTATTGATACCCTCAGAAAAATTCCCAGAGAGTCTTTTTTGAGTTCTAAAGCCATTGATAAAATTGTAGAATATCAAGGGTATTTAGCGATCGCAACTTATCAACGAGCGTTAGCACAACAATCCCAAAAACAACAACCGGAAAAACCGCAAACGCTCTCCCCAGTTTCCCTCGCTAATCCTCAATTTCCAGGGTTTCAACTCTATGGAGATACGAACCGAGATGGTATTGTTAATGAAGCCGATGAACAACGCCCAGAACAATGGTCTTTATCAGTAGGGCCGTTAGTTTTATTTAATAATGATGATGATGATCTTAATGGCTTACCCGACTGGCGAGAAAAAGGGGTTAATGGGGCTGAAGATGAAAAGGATTTAGCCCTGGTTCATTTTAAAGTATCTCAAGATTATAAGGGTTCAGAATTATTAATGAGTGTTGATGAAACGGCTAGATCTTATATTAATATATTCCAGAAAACCTCAACGGGATGGAAACCGATTGATTTATCCGGTACAACGCCTTTAGAATTTAGTTCAGATATTATTTTAGGGGTAGAAGCTAAACAATTTGCTAATCAAAATTGGTCGGGTTTAATTAGTTTAAAAGCCATCGCCCGCAAACAAGGAATTATCATCGCAACGGATACGATTTCAATGGGAGTTGCGCCTTGGATTATGTCTCCTAATACTGCACCCGTTTCTGAAGTTCATATTAGCGATCGCGGTGATAATCAAACCATTGTTCAAGAGGTAAAAACAATAGTTGAAACCACCGGAGCCAATGTTAAAGTGACACCAGGAGCAACCTTATGGATGAAAGGAACTCAAGAAATTGGTTATGTTCAATTTCCGAATGCTGAAGGTTTACAGGAATATCCCGTTGTTTTAAAAGGAAACCGTAGCACAGAAAGTGATAATTATGCTCAATCTTTAATGAATCAAAATTTCGGCTGGTTTGAAGTTAGTAAACCCCGGCAATTAGATGTGTTTAATCAATGGGCAGATTGGTATAATAATTTAGCCGTAACTCCGGCTTTACCCGATTATCCATTAGGAAGAATTTATTATGGCACAGCCGACAATGTGAGTCTAAATCCTGAAGTTGTTGAGTTTTTAAAAGCGCAAAAAATTCAAGGTGATCCTGTTGCTATTGATACCTCTTGGTTGATGATGCGTCATGTCGATGAAATTATTAATTTTATTTCTACTGCTTCCGGTGAGCCATTAATGTTAATTGCCAGTCCAGGGGAAGGAATTAAACTATTAAAAGAACTCGAAAAACAAGGTTATGAAGGGGCAGCTATTAATCGAGGATTAAGCACTCAAACCACCGTCAGAGCCGCGTTGAATAATCAATTATTGCTCCAACATAATCAAAATTTACAAAAGGAAAAAATTGACCCCTTAATTAATCAACTGAAAAAAGAATTCAATCTCAGAAATGATCAAATCATTGAAATTCCAGCAATATTTAGTTATAGTGGTTATGCTTGGTGGCCGAATTTAATTAATTGTGTTTATGTCAATGGAGAATTATTAGTTTCTAATCCCAAAGGGCCGTTAATTGATGGCCGAGACTATACCCAAGAAGACTTTAAACGCCGGGTTGCTGTTGCGGAAATTAATGTTAATTTCCTAGAGGATGATTACTATCAAGAATTACAAGGTAATATTTACAGTGCCACAAATACCACTCGTCTAGGAAATGAACAACCCTTCTGGCAAGATTTACCTCTCCAACAATAG
- a CDS encoding calcium-binding protein — protein sequence MFNQIINFVSDVIWPIAEPVVFTFFPQYEPLFNTILPIAEPWVQKLLEQNPQITLNTAPTLEVKPSQILSDINSLSSYKTLTQLSGQSSQLFILTDDIDILAPANNFNFPQLPTGVILPEWTVEYPGGILALAGDDILVGSHQTDVMNGNTGNDQLSGAEGIDLIRGGQGNDTLNGDTGNDIINGNRDDDFLIGGDGEDLLRGGKGKDILEGSAGRDILIGDLEFDILTGGADADSFILGANPSEVPLNATEADLITDFKPTEGDKIIIIASLTSEQLTLETFDQTANLQLATGASQGIIIRQTTTGNIFGVVANTTDVNIVKNSINIVNISDELLGIG from the coding sequence ATGTTTAACCAAATTATTAACTTTGTTAGCGATGTTATTTGGCCAATTGCTGAACCCGTCGTTTTCACATTTTTTCCCCAATATGAACCCCTATTTAACACAATTCTCCCCATTGCAGAACCTTGGGTGCAGAAATTATTAGAACAAAACCCCCAAATCACCCTGAATACAGCCCCAACTTTGGAGGTTAAACCCAGTCAAATTCTCAGCGATATTAATAGTTTAAGTAGTTATAAAACTTTGACCCAGTTGTCAGGACAATCCTCACAATTATTTATATTAACCGATGATATTGATATCTTAGCACCTGCCAACAATTTCAATTTTCCACAACTACCCACAGGCGTAATTTTACCCGAATGGACGGTAGAATATCCAGGAGGAATTCTGGCTTTAGCGGGTGATGATATTTTAGTGGGTTCTCATCAAACCGATGTCATGAATGGTAATACCGGAAATGATCAATTATCCGGTGCAGAAGGGATAGATTTAATTCGGGGAGGTCAGGGAAATGATACCCTTAATGGCGATACTGGAAACGATATTATTAATGGCAACCGTGACGATGATTTCTTAATCGGAGGAGATGGCGAAGACCTATTAAGAGGAGGGAAAGGAAAAGATATTTTAGAAGGGAGCGCGGGGCGGGATATTTTAATCGGAGATTTAGAGTTTGATATCCTCACTGGAGGTGCTGATGCGGATTCCTTTATTTTAGGTGCAAATCCCTCAGAAGTTCCTCTAAACGCCACTGAAGCCGATTTGATTACCGATTTTAAACCCACAGAAGGAGATAAAATTATTATTATTGCCAGTTTAACTTCTGAACAACTCACCTTAGAAACCTTTGATCAAACGGCTAATTTACAACTCGCCACTGGAGCCTCCCAAGGGATTATTATTCGTCAAACCACAACAGGAAATATTTTCGGAGTCGTTGCTAATACTACCGATGTTAATATTGTTAAAAATAGTATTAATATTGTTAATATTAGTGATGAATTGTTGGGAATTGGATAG
- a CDS encoding Ycf66 family protein, whose protein sequence is MLAYILAIAIGLGSFALYMAAFFFPEVHRKSDFVWSGVGLFYALILWACAGRITGAVLLGQVASVSLLVWFGSEILVLRRAATPVAQQTPIPADVKQRLNGFLGRQSSGISPQSTPKINIVKPPEPVSPINPVIPEAPVEHLPEPEPEILSTSPDVSEVSDQKVAEQPPISSTTEAEIILEVSVEETPEIPTVEPTFPSATAPVQTPPEAPKKPEETKPVVTPEVTTPKTASQPQKSIPALVGMLSGAIGNLTGLFQKKPKAKTPKPTTDRQPKSPEPNPVPPASTVVESTTSDSQTVMADSEFAEFEDLEATVAPTADIVDQDTSTEPETTEVIDKPTPSPFEQMAAPQVEVIVEITAEQVNLIVEETQESVIEEISSVIDQVNPENVEEITIVSENETPAEATESEETTHPPLVRPQPPDPDLKAAAQKSTESKSKSKSEPKPE, encoded by the coding sequence ATGCTGGCGTATATCCTGGCGATCGCAATAGGTTTAGGGAGTTTCGCCCTTTATATGGCTGCCTTCTTCTTTCCAGAAGTTCACCGTAAAAGTGATTTTGTCTGGAGTGGAGTCGGATTATTTTATGCACTAATTTTGTGGGCCTGTGCAGGACGAATTACTGGGGCTGTATTATTGGGTCAAGTGGCGAGTGTATCGTTATTAGTTTGGTTTGGATCGGAAATTCTGGTGCTACGACGAGCAGCAACCCCTGTGGCTCAACAAACCCCGATTCCGGCGGATGTTAAACAACGACTGAACGGCTTTCTAGGTCGTCAGTCCTCTGGGATTTCTCCTCAATCTACACCGAAGATTAATATTGTTAAACCGCCTGAACCTGTATCCCCAATCAATCCAGTTATTCCAGAAGCTCCGGTAGAGCATCTACCCGAACCCGAACCGGAAATCCTGTCAACCTCTCCCGATGTGAGCGAGGTGTCGGATCAGAAGGTGGCAGAGCAACCCCCGATCTCGTCTACAACTGAAGCAGAAATCATCCTTGAAGTCTCTGTTGAGGAAACGCCAGAAATCCCAACGGTTGAACCCACCTTTCCAAGCGCAACAGCACCCGTACAAACACCCCCAGAAGCACCCAAGAAGCCAGAGGAAACAAAACCTGTGGTGACTCCAGAGGTAACGACTCCAAAAACGGCTTCCCAACCGCAGAAATCTATCCCGGCGCTCGTCGGAATGTTATCGGGTGCGATCGGCAATTTAACAGGTTTATTCCAGAAAAAACCTAAAGCCAAAACCCCAAAACCGACAACCGACCGCCAGCCTAAATCTCCTGAACCTAATCCAGTTCCCCCCGCTTCAACGGTTGTAGAATCAACGACATCGGACAGTCAGACTGTGATGGCGGATTCAGAATTTGCAGAATTTGAGGATTTAGAAGCGACCGTTGCCCCAACTGCTGATATTGTTGATCAGGACACCTCAACAGAGCCAGAAACAACAGAGGTGATTGATAAACCGACTCCTTCACCCTTTGAACAAATGGCTGCGCCCCAGGTTGAAGTAATTGTGGAGATTACCGCAGAACAGGTGAATCTTATTGTTGAGGAAACTCAGGAATCTGTAATTGAGGAAATATCTTCGGTGATTGATCAGGTAAACCCCGAAAACGTAGAGGAAATTACGATTGTGTCAGAAAACGAAACTCCCGCCGAAGCAACTGAATCTGAGGAAACAACCCATCCCCCGTTAGTTCGTCCCCAACCTCCCGACCCCGATTTAAAAGCGGCGGCTCAAAAATCCACCGAATCTAAGTCTAAGTCTAAATCTGAACCCAAGCCAGAATAA
- a CDS encoding EAL domain-containing protein, producing MFSSDLKAHRTPFYAPDNPKLIRLSNDVAWIQVIESAILNNRCALYLQNVVSLTEPDSRQYYEVSVRLFDPKGRMIPPSVFLPVAERYSLLPDLDRWLVENLFASLVKIDANLIKNSCFAINLSKHSLNKVDFVSTIHEKLNQLEISPEFICFEITETVALSNLEIASDLITYLQSLGYYFTLDDFGQGLSSLSYLQHLPVDYIKIPGIFIRNMLSDLTDRSIVEMIHYLGQKMGLKTIAEDVETEAIFQQVKAIGIDYAQGYYLSKPQPFEQVL from the coding sequence ATGTTTTCCTCCGATTTGAAAGCTCATCGGACTCCATTCTACGCTCCAGATAATCCTAAACTGATTCGATTATCCAACGATGTAGCATGGATTCAGGTCATTGAAAGTGCGATATTGAATAATCGCTGTGCTTTATATCTTCAGAATGTTGTTTCTTTAACAGAACCCGATTCTCGACAATATTATGAAGTTTCTGTGCGATTATTTGATCCGAAGGGTAGGATGATTCCTCCCTCGGTTTTTCTTCCGGTGGCTGAACGGTATTCTTTACTTCCTGATCTGGATCGTTGGTTGGTTGAAAATCTGTTTGCATCCTTAGTCAAAATTGATGCTAACTTAATCAAAAATAGTTGCTTTGCAATTAATTTATCAAAGCACAGCCTGAATAAAGTTGATTTCGTTAGTACAATTCATGAAAAATTAAATCAGCTAGAAATTTCTCCTGAATTCATCTGTTTTGAAATTACCGAAACAGTGGCTTTATCTAATTTAGAAATTGCCTCTGATTTAATTACCTATCTTCAAAGTTTAGGTTATTACTTTACTTTGGATGATTTTGGTCAAGGATTATCTTCTTTATCCTATCTCCAGCATTTACCTGTCGATTATATCAAAATCCCAGGTATTTTTATTAGAAATATGCTGAGTGACCTAACGGATAGAAGCATTGTAGAAATGATTCATTACTTGGGTCAAAAGATGGGATTAAAAACCATTGCTGAAGACGTAGAAACTGAAGCCATTTTTCAGCAAGTTAAAGCCATTGGAATTGACTACGCTCAAGGATATTATCTCAGTAAGCCTCAACCCTTTGAGCAGGTTTTATAG